One part of the Triplophysa dalaica isolate WHDGS20190420 chromosome 25, ASM1584641v1, whole genome shotgun sequence genome encodes these proteins:
- the seh1l gene encoding nucleoporin SEH1 isoform X5, translating into MFVVKSIAADHKDLIHDVSYDFHGRRMATCSSDQSVKVWDKDDSGEWHCTASWKTHSGSVWRVTWAHPEFGQVLASCSFDRTAAVWEEIVGESNDKQRGQSHWIKRTTLVDSRTSVTDVKFAPKHMGLMLTTCSADGVVRIYEAPDVMNLSQWSLQHEISCKLSCSCISWNPSSSRAHPPMIAVGSDDSNVTFGGKVQIYEYNENTRKYAKAETLVTVTDLVHDVAFAPNLGRSFHVLAIATKDVRIFKLVPLRRESTSSSAPTKFEVQVMAQFDSHNSQVWRVSWNITSTLLASSGDDGCVRLWKANYMDNWKCTGILRGDGSPVNSSGHAAALNAMGVSAAGQLLVGASSAGRKKAQLMPG; encoded by the exons ATGTTCGTAGTGAAAAGTATCGCCGCGGATCATAAAGATCTCATTCACGATGTTTCTTATGACTTTCATGGTCGCAGGATGGCGACGTGCTCCAGTGATCAGAGTGTCAAG GTCTGGGACAAAGATGACAGTGGAGAATGGCACTGCACTGCTAGCTGGAAG ACTCATAGTGGATCCGTGTGGAGAGTAACATGGGCGCACCCTGAGTTTGGTCAGGTGTTGGCGTCTTGCTCATTTGACCGCACTGCAGCCGTATGGGAGGAAATAGTTGGCGAATCCAATGACAAACAGCGAGGTCAAAGTCACTGG ATAAAGAGAACCACGCTGGTGGACAGCCGGACATCAGTTACTGATGTGAAGTTCGCACCGAAGCACATGGGTCTGATGTTGACCACCTGCTCTGCAGATGGTGTGGTGCGCATCTATGAAGCCCCTGATGTGATGAACCTCAGTCAGTGGTCCTTACAGCACGAGATCTCCTGCAAGCTCTCCTGTTCCTGCATCTCCTGGAACCCATCCAG CTCTCGAGCTCATCCTCCAATGATAGCCGTGGGGAGTGACGACAGCAATGTTACATTCGGTGGCAAAGTGCAAATATATGAGTATAATGAAAACACCAG GAAATATGCCAAAGCGGAGACGTTGGTGACTGTAACTGATCTCGTTCACGACGTCGCCTTTGCTCCTAATCTCGGAAGATCCTTCCACGTGTTGGCCATCGCAACCAAAGACGTCCGCATTTTCAAACTCGTACCACTTAG gagAGAGAGCACCAGCAGCTCTGCTCCCACTAAGTTTGAGGTGCAGGTGATGGCTCAGTTTGACAGTCATAACTCGCAGGTGTGGCGCGTCAGCTGGAACATCACCAGCACTCTGCTGGCCTCCTCTGGAGATGATGGCTGTGTGAGACTCTGGAAAG CCAATTACATGGACAACTGGAAGTGCACAGGGATCCTTAGAGGAGACGGGAGTCCAGTGAACAGTTCTGGACACGCGGCTGCTCTTAATGCGATGGGGGTGTCTGCGGCGGGTCAGCTGCTTGTCGGTGCATCTTCTGCTGGCAG
- the seh1l gene encoding nucleoporin SEH1 isoform X4, translating into MFVVKSIAADHKDLIHDVSYDFHGRRMATCSSDQSVKVWDKDDSGEWHCTASWKTHSGSVWRVTWAHPEFGQVLASCSFDRTAAVWEEIVGESNDKQRGQSHWIKRTTLVDSRTSVTDVKFAPKHMGLMLTTCSADGVVRIYEAPDVMNLSQWSLQHEISCKLSCSCISWNPSSSRAHPPMIAVGSDDSNVTFGGKVQIYEYNENTRKYAKAETLVTVTDLVHDVAFAPNLGRSFHVLAIATKDVRIFKLVPLRRESTSSSAPTKFEVQVMAQFDSHNSQVWRVSWNITSTLLASSGDDGCVRLWKDLSCAYHFASFKCGKRYQVPAGSSVVNETFRELFVTFSVNCAANYMDNWKCTGILRGDGSPVNSSGHAAALNAMGVSAAGQLLVGASSAGRKHS; encoded by the exons ATGTTCGTAGTGAAAAGTATCGCCGCGGATCATAAAGATCTCATTCACGATGTTTCTTATGACTTTCATGGTCGCAGGATGGCGACGTGCTCCAGTGATCAGAGTGTCAAG GTCTGGGACAAAGATGACAGTGGAGAATGGCACTGCACTGCTAGCTGGAAG ACTCATAGTGGATCCGTGTGGAGAGTAACATGGGCGCACCCTGAGTTTGGTCAGGTGTTGGCGTCTTGCTCATTTGACCGCACTGCAGCCGTATGGGAGGAAATAGTTGGCGAATCCAATGACAAACAGCGAGGTCAAAGTCACTGG ATAAAGAGAACCACGCTGGTGGACAGCCGGACATCAGTTACTGATGTGAAGTTCGCACCGAAGCACATGGGTCTGATGTTGACCACCTGCTCTGCAGATGGTGTGGTGCGCATCTATGAAGCCCCTGATGTGATGAACCTCAGTCAGTGGTCCTTACAGCACGAGATCTCCTGCAAGCTCTCCTGTTCCTGCATCTCCTGGAACCCATCCAG CTCTCGAGCTCATCCTCCAATGATAGCCGTGGGGAGTGACGACAGCAATGTTACATTCGGTGGCAAAGTGCAAATATATGAGTATAATGAAAACACCAG GAAATATGCCAAAGCGGAGACGTTGGTGACTGTAACTGATCTCGTTCACGACGTCGCCTTTGCTCCTAATCTCGGAAGATCCTTCCACGTGTTGGCCATCGCAACCAAAGACGTCCGCATTTTCAAACTCGTACCACTTAG gagAGAGAGCACCAGCAGCTCTGCTCCCACTAAGTTTGAGGTGCAGGTGATGGCTCAGTTTGACAGTCATAACTCGCAGGTGTGGCGCGTCAGCTGGAACATCACCAGCACTCTGCTGGCCTCCTCTGGAGATGATGGCTGTGTGAGACTCTGGAAAG ATTTATCATGTGCTTATCACTTTGCTTCTTTCAAATGTGGTAAACGATACCAGGTCCCAGCTGGAAGTTCTGTTGTAAACGAAACGTTTCGGGAATTGTTTGTCACGTTCTCTGTTAACTGTGCAGCCAATTACATGGACAACTGGAAGTGCACAGGGATCCTTAGAGGAGACGGGAGTCCAGTGAACAGTTCTGGACACGCGGCTGCTCTTAATGCGATGGGGGTGTCTGCGGCGGGTCAGCTGCTTGTCGGTGCATCTTCTGCTGGCAG
- the seh1l gene encoding nucleoporin SEH1 isoform X3 — protein sequence MFVVKSIAADHKDLIHDVSYDFHGRRMATCSSDQSVKVWDKDDSGEWHCTASWKTHSGSVWRVTWAHPEFGQVLASCSFDRTAAVWEEIVGESNDKQRGQSHWIKRTTLVDSRTSVTDVKFAPKHMGLMLTTCSADGVVRIYEAPDVMNLSQWSLQHEISCKLSCSCISWNPSSSRAHPPMIAVGSDDSNVTFGGKVQIYEYNENTRKYAKAETLVTVTDLVHDVAFAPNLGRSFHVLAIATKDVRIFKLVPLRRESTSSSAPTKFEVQVMAQFDSHNSQVWRVSWNITSTLLASSGDDGCVRLWKDLSCAYHFASFKCGKRYQVPAGSSVVNETFRELFVTFSVNCAANYMDNWKCTGILRGDGSPVNSSGHAAALNAMGVSAAGQLLVGASSAGRKKAQLMPG from the exons ATGTTCGTAGTGAAAAGTATCGCCGCGGATCATAAAGATCTCATTCACGATGTTTCTTATGACTTTCATGGTCGCAGGATGGCGACGTGCTCCAGTGATCAGAGTGTCAAG GTCTGGGACAAAGATGACAGTGGAGAATGGCACTGCACTGCTAGCTGGAAG ACTCATAGTGGATCCGTGTGGAGAGTAACATGGGCGCACCCTGAGTTTGGTCAGGTGTTGGCGTCTTGCTCATTTGACCGCACTGCAGCCGTATGGGAGGAAATAGTTGGCGAATCCAATGACAAACAGCGAGGTCAAAGTCACTGG ATAAAGAGAACCACGCTGGTGGACAGCCGGACATCAGTTACTGATGTGAAGTTCGCACCGAAGCACATGGGTCTGATGTTGACCACCTGCTCTGCAGATGGTGTGGTGCGCATCTATGAAGCCCCTGATGTGATGAACCTCAGTCAGTGGTCCTTACAGCACGAGATCTCCTGCAAGCTCTCCTGTTCCTGCATCTCCTGGAACCCATCCAG CTCTCGAGCTCATCCTCCAATGATAGCCGTGGGGAGTGACGACAGCAATGTTACATTCGGTGGCAAAGTGCAAATATATGAGTATAATGAAAACACCAG GAAATATGCCAAAGCGGAGACGTTGGTGACTGTAACTGATCTCGTTCACGACGTCGCCTTTGCTCCTAATCTCGGAAGATCCTTCCACGTGTTGGCCATCGCAACCAAAGACGTCCGCATTTTCAAACTCGTACCACTTAG gagAGAGAGCACCAGCAGCTCTGCTCCCACTAAGTTTGAGGTGCAGGTGATGGCTCAGTTTGACAGTCATAACTCGCAGGTGTGGCGCGTCAGCTGGAACATCACCAGCACTCTGCTGGCCTCCTCTGGAGATGATGGCTGTGTGAGACTCTGGAAAG ATTTATCATGTGCTTATCACTTTGCTTCTTTCAAATGTGGTAAACGATACCAGGTCCCAGCTGGAAGTTCTGTTGTAAACGAAACGTTTCGGGAATTGTTTGTCACGTTCTCTGTTAACTGTGCAGCCAATTACATGGACAACTGGAAGTGCACAGGGATCCTTAGAGGAGACGGGAGTCCAGTGAACAGTTCTGGACACGCGGCTGCTCTTAATGCGATGGGGGTGTCTGCGGCGGGTCAGCTGCTTGTCGGTGCATCTTCTGCTGGCAG
- the ptpn2b gene encoding tyrosine-protein phosphatase non-receptor type 2, whose protein sequence is MEQEFEDIDSESRWQNLYLEIRNQSHECAFKVAKYPDNRNRNRYRDVSPFDHSRVKLENTENDYINASLVVLEEAQRRYILTQGPLRNTCGHFWLMIWEQKTKAIIMLNRVIEKGSEKCAQYWPTQEEHQMSFRDTSFVVTLVSEDVKSYYTTRVLELQNANTGEMREIYHFHYTTWPDFGVPESPASFLNFLFKVRESGSLGMDQGPAVVHCSAGIGRSGTFSLVDTCLVLMDKRKDPLAVDIKKILLDMRKYRMGLIQTPDQLRFSYMAVLEGAKYIMGDSSMQKQWRELSREDQEPLSESPPPPQPPKCTERYNGSKLSHPDDGIDTKASKKMALETPNKEPEKDAGTYACKRKRNEKLPNPTQKSQKQTKSRINDPDKKRKRAKTTSDSTSWQPQQETSIP, encoded by the exons ATGGAGCAGGAGTTTGAGGATATTGATTCGGAGAGCCGCTGGCAGAACCTTTATTTA GAGATACGCAACCAGTCACACGAGTGTGCTTTCAAAGTGGCCAAGTATCCAGATAATCGCAACCGCAACAGATACAGAGATGTGAGCCCGT TTGACCACAGTCGGGTGAAAttagaaaacacagaaaatgactACATCAATGCCAGCCTGGTGGTATTGGAAGAAGCCCAGAGAAGATACATACTTACCCAG ggTCCTTTGAGAAACACATGTGGTCACTTCTGGCTGATGATCTGGGAGCAGAAGACCAAAGCAATTATCATGCTCAACAGAGTCATAGAAAAAGGCTCG GAAAAGTGTGCACAGTACTGGCCCACACAAGAAGAGCATCAGATGTCGTTCCGTGACACTAGCTTTGTGGTAACTCTAGTGTCAGAGGATGTGAAGTCATATTACACCACCAGAGTGCTGGAACTCCAGAATGCAAAT ACAGGGGAGATGAGGGAGATCTACCACTTTCATTACACCACATGGCCTGATTTTGGTGTCCCAGAATCCCCTGCCAGCTTCCTGAACTTCCTGTTTAAGGTGCGAGAGTCTGGCTCTCTCGGGATGGACCAAGGTCCGGCTGTGGTCCACTGCAGTGCTGGAATTGGACGGTCTGGAACATTCTCTCTGGTCGACACCTGTCTTGTTTTG ATGGACAAAAGGAAAGACCCATTGGCCGTAGACATCAAAAAGATTCTCCTGGACATGAGGAAGTACCGGATGGGTCTGATCCAGACCCCCGACCAGCTGCGATTCTCTTACATGGCTGTTCTGGAAGGTGCCAAGTACATTATGGGAGATTCCTCAATGCAG AAACAGTGGCGAGAGCTCTCCAGAGAGGACCAGGAGCCCCTGTCAGAGTCCCCCCCGCCACCGCAGCCTCCTAAATGCACAGAACGCTACAACGGCAGCAAGCTGTCTCATCCGGACGACGGCATAGACACGAAGGCGTCAAAGAAAATGGCTCTAGAGACTCCCAATAAAGAACCAGAGAAAGACGCAGGAACATA TGCTTGtaagagaaaaagaaatgagAAGCTGCCCAACCCTACACAGAAGAGTCAGAAGCAGACAAAATCAAGGATCAACGACCCTGACAAGAAACGAAAAAG